The Winogradskyella schleiferi genome contains the following window.
TCCGAAGAAGCATAAAGTTTCTCTTTTATTTGATTGGCCGATATATCCTTTTTGCTCGACTGCAAATCAATCAGCATTTTATTTGCCTCAGACAGTTTGGTACTAAGCAAACCGTTTAACCTATCTGAGTAAGGATGTGATTTTCTAACTCTAATATTTTTCACATCCCAATCATTAGGGTCAATATTATGACCTATATAATGATAATTTGAGCGACGGTTTTTTGTGATACGAATACAAAGAGGACAATGTCCTTCTTTATTAGGCTTTTTCCGAAGTACTATTTTTGCATTTGATGACATATCTTAAATATTAGGATATAAAGATAATCATTTTTGGTACAACATAGGTACAACAAATTATGATTTTAAACGATATCAATTGATATTATATAAAATTAAATGTATGCTAATCAGTTGATTATAATATAGCTTATGGAAATTTAGTAGTAAATACGCTGGATTCAAAATCCAGTGACTTCGGTCGTGTGGGTTCGATTCCCACCTTGAGTACTAAAAGGGACAGATCAATATTTTGATTTGTCCCTTTTTTATATCTAATAAACTCATTTTAACAGCTGAAATACTAAGAATGATGAGGTAAATAGCTTTAGTTAGTTTGATATAGTACATAAACTAGAATTTTTCGGGAAAGTTCGTACACAAAAGTCTTCTCTTGTGAAGTGTGTCGCTATTTTTGAATCAATTGTTAACTTCTCAAATGTGTTTAAAGTATATTTATATTTTTTAATGTCAAACTATCTTTCTATTAAAGTTTTATATACTTGCTAAGTAGATGTATATACTTCATTTCCTAATGATGCCAACAAATACCTATTTGAAAAATAGTGACTTTGTATTTACAATTCCAACTAATGTATTTTTTAAGTTTGAGAGTCCCTTTTTTTTATTTTCACGAATTTAAATATTATCAACTGCTCACTAATAATATTCAATTATTTTGCTTATAATAAAAGCATTTATTTTATTTATAGTTAAGTTTTAAAGACATGAGTTTTTTAAGATTCAACCAAGAAGATTTCGATAATAAAATCTAATTCATAATCAGAAAAATTAGGTTTTAAATTATTTTGTTTTATATTTGTGTAATCGATTACAATAAAATTATTTCATATGTCAAAATACAATACAAGATACGCGTCCAGTCCACAAGCTGTAAAAAATTACGATACTCAAGAATTACGAAATGAGTTCCTAATTCAAAACGTACTTAAAAAAGATACTATAGAATGGGTGTACACCCATTATGACAGATTTATGGTAGCAGGTGTTGTGCCTGTATCTAAATCTGTTAATTTAGAAACAATAGACCCTCTAAAAGCAAACTTTTTTTTAGAACGAAGAGAACTCGGCATCATAAATATTGGTGATGCAGGCAGTGTGTCGGTTGATGGAACAATTTACAATCTAGAACATAAAGAAGCACTTTATGTTGGGCAAGGGAATAATGAAGTCGTTTTTTCGAGTAAATCTTCGGAAAATCCAGCCAAATTTTACCTAAATTCAACACCAGCTCACAAAGCATTTCCAAATAAAAAAATTGGAACGGATGACGTAGAGGTCATTGAATTAGGTTCACCCGAAACAGCAAATGCCAGAACATTAAGAAAGTATATTGTAAATAGCGTGGTAGATGTTTGCCAGTTGCAAATGGGAATGACTACCATAAAAGTTGGAAGTAGCTGGAACACAATGCCAGCACATGTGCATGACAGACGAATGGAAGTCTATTTCTATTTTGAAGTACCGGAAGACCAAGCTGTTTGTCATTTTATGGGACAACCACATGAAACACGTCATATTTGGATGGCTGATGGCGAAGCCGTGATTTCTCCACCATGGTCAATTCATTCAGGTTCAGGAACATCAAACTATTCCTTTATTTGGGGAATGGCAGGCGAAAATTTGGATTATGGAGATATGGACGTTTGTAATATCAATGAATTAAGATAAAAATATGTCAATAAACTTATTTGACTTATCGGGAAAAGTAGCCTTAATTACTGGCGGAACACATGGATTAGGTATGGCAATGGCTATGGGTCTAGGAAATGCTGGTGTTACTTTAGTGATAAATGGTGCGTCTTCAAAAGATAAATTGGATAAAGCAGTAGCAGAATACAAATCAATGGGACTAAACGCTTATGGTTATTTGTTTGATGTCACCAAAGAGGATCAAGTGATTCAAAATATAAAACAAATTGAAGATGAAGTTGGTGTTATAGATATTCTTGTTAATAATGCTGGAATTATAAAAAGAACACCTTTGGAGGACATGGAAGTTGACGATTTTGAGCAGGTTTTAAAAGTGGATTTAGTCAGTCCTTTTATCATGTCTAAGCACGTCATCAAGGGCATGATTAAAAGAAGAGAGGGTAAAATTATAAATATTTGCTCTATGATGAGTGAACTGGGAAGAAACACCGTAGCGGCTTACGCAGCGGCTAAAGGAGGCTTAAAAATGCTCACCAAGAACATGGCCACAGAATGGTCTAAACATAATATCCAAGTGAATGGTATTGGCCCAGGATATTTTGCGACAAGTCAAACGGCACCAATACGTGTTGATGGCCATCCGTTTAATGAATTTATTATTAGTAGAACACCAGCAGGACGATGGGGAAACCCAGAAGATTTGCAAGGCGCTGCCATTTTCTTAGCTTCAAAAGCTAGCGATTTTGTCAGCGGTCAAATTGTATACGTCGATGGTGGCATATTAGCAACTATAGGAAAACCTTCTAACGAAGACTAACCAAGCAAACAAATGAGTAAACATTTTATACACGATAATTTTTTACTAGAAAATAAATATGCTGAAGAGTTATATCACAATTACTCAAAGAATCAGCCTATAATAGATTATCATAACCATTTACCACCACAAGAAATTCTAGACGATAAGATATACAATAATTTAACTAAAGTATGGATCAATGGTGACCATTATAAATGGCGAGCCATGCGTACTTTGGGTGTTGATGAAAAGTATATCACTGGTAATGCAACTGACAAGGAAAAGTTTATGCAATGGGCAAAAACAGTGCCTTATACGATGAGGAATCCATTGTATCACTGGACCCATTTAGAATTAGCAAGATATTTCAATGTACATGATTTGTTAAACGAAAAGTCTGCTGAGAAAATTTATGAATCTACGTCAGAAAAACTAAGTAGTAGTGATTATAGCTGTAGAAATTTACTGCGTAAAGTGAATGCCGAATTGGTGTGTACAACTGAAGATCCAACGGATAATTTAGCACATCACAAACAATTAGCAAATAGTGATTTCGAAATAAAAGTAAGTACAGCTTTCAGACCCGATAAAGCAATTTTAATTGCGAATGAAGGTTACGATAATTATATCAAAGACTTAGGAAAAGAAGCTGATATTAATATTGAAAGTTATACAGATTTAAAAGATGCTTTACGAAGTAGAATTGAATATTTCGATGCCAATGGTTGTAAATTATGTGATCATGGTCTAAATCAAATATCATTTGAAAAATTTACCGACAATGAAGTTGAAACTATTTTCAAAAAGAAAATAGAAGGAGGTACACTTTCAAAAGAAGAAGTCTTAAAATTTGAAACGGCAATCTTGTTATTCTTGTCAGAAACCTATAACGAATTTGGTTGGGTACAACAATTTCATTTGGGAGCTTTAAGAAATAATAATCAGAGAATGCACACTATTTTAGGACCAGATACAGGTTGGGATTCTATTGGAGATTATTCGCAAGCTGAGAAATTATCTGCTTTTTTGAATACGCTGGATGGCAAGGATAAATTAACTAAAACAATAATTTATAATCTAAATCCAGCTGATAATGAAGTTATGGCAACCATGATTGGGAATTTCAATGACGGCAGTGTAAAAGGAAAAGTGCAATTCGGTTCGGGTTGGTGGTTTTTAGATCAAAAAGATGGAATGACCAAACAACTAAACGCGTTATCAAATATGGGTTTAATTAGCTGTTTTATTGGTATGTTAACAGATTCCCGTAGCTTCTTGTCATTTCCACGACACGAATATTTTAGAAGAATTCTCTGTAATCTTTTAGGAGATGAAATTAAACGAGGCGAATTACCTAAAGAAGAAATGGAATGGATTGGTAAAATGGTAGCGGATATTAGTTACAACAATGCCAAGGCCTATTTTAAATTCTAATGATAAACTTAAAATGTTAGTAATGAGATTTAAAATAATTCTCTTAGTAATTCTTCTTTTAGGTATGGCCTCTTGCAAAAAAGTAGAGGGTCCTGAGGTACTTTATTTAGGACATACTTTGCCTCAAACACATCCTGTGCATAAGGGTATGTTGGAGTTTCAAAAGGCCTTAGAAAAAAAATCTAAAGGTACCTTAAAGGTTAAGATTTTTCCTGATGGCCAATTAGGATCAGAAAGAGAATTATTAGAATTATTGCAAATAGGCAGCGTAGCGGCAACAAAAGTGAGTGCTGCCACGCTATCTAATTTTGTACCTGAGTACAATATTTTAAGCATACCTTATTTATTTAGAAATAATGAACATCAATTTAATGTTTTAGAAGGGCCAATTGGAAAATCCATACTAGAAAAAGGCTCTAAATTTTGGCTGAGAGGTTTATGTTACTATGATGCTGGAAGCAGAAGTTTTTATACCAGTAAAAAAGCGATAAGATCACCAGAAGATTTAAAAGGCTTAAAAATTAGAGTCCAAAATAATCAAATGGGAATTAATATGGTTAATACAATGGGCGGAGATGCCACACCTTTAGCCTACGGAGAATTGTATACAGCTATTCAACAAGGTGTTGTCGATGGCGCAGAAAATAATCCACCGTCTTTCGTATCCTCTAACCATTATGAAATCAGTAAGTATTATACGTTAGATGAGCATTCTTCAGTTCCAGATGTGCTTTTAATTGGTACTAAATATTGGGACAAATTATCCGAAGAGCAACGTGTTTGGGTACAGGAAGCAGCAGACGAATCTGCCCAAGCTCAAAAAAAGTTTTGGCAAGAATCTGTTGAGGAATCTATGAAGGTGGCCAAAGATTGGGGCGTTGAAATTATAATTCCCGACAAATCCTTGTTTGCAGAGAAATCAAAATCTGTAGTTGAGAAATTTGTAGAAGAGTATCCTGAAATGGCCGAAATTGTTAATCAAATCAAGAATGACAACTATGAGTAAGTCTAAATTTGTTTTTAATAAGGTTAATAAAACCTTAGAGTGGTTTTTGATTATCATTTTTGCACTGTTAGTCTTAGATGTTTTATTTCAAGTGTTTTCGAGATATCTTTTGGGCAGATCGTTTACTTGGACTGAAGAATTTGCGAGGTTCGCTTTAATCTGGATGACCATTTTAGGTGCTGCATATCTCAACGCTAAAAAAGAACATTTATCAATGGACTTTTTATATGAAAAAATGTCTGTTGCCAATAAAAGAAAAACGTCTATTCTCATCGAGGTATTCATCTTCCTTTTTGCACTTATCGTTATGGTAATAGGTGGGTTGAATTTGGTTTACACTACATTACATTTAGAACAATTATCAGGGACTTTAAGAATACCTCTGGGCTATGTATATGCGGTATTACCTTTTAGTGGTTTTTTAATTATGTGCTTTTCAATTTATCACATATCAGGTACTTATTCTAATAAAAATATGAGCTAATTATGAGTATAGAAATAATAAGTATTATCGTTTTATTTGTGAGTTTCTTTACGCTTTTATTATTAAAAGTTCCTGTAGCTTATAGCATCGGAATTTCAACAACTCTTAGTTTATTGTTGAATATTGATAAAATGCCAGGCTTAACAACCATAGCCCAACGAATGACTACAGGTATCGATAGTTTTGCCCTATTAGCAATACCATTTTTTGTATTAGCAGGTGAGATTATGAAACAAGGCGGTATTGCCAATCGACTTATTAATTTTGCAAAATCATTGGTCGCCAGTCTTCCTGGTGGATTGGCTTATGTCAATGTATTGGCATCCATGCTATTTGGAGCTATTTCTGGTTCTGCTGTTGCCGCTGCTTCTGCTATTGGGTCAATTATGACCGATAGAATGGAAGAGGAGGGCTATCCTAGAGCTTTAAGTGCATCTGTAAATATCACATCATCAACAACCGGTTTATTAATTCCACCGAGTAATATTTTAATAGTTTATGCCTTAGCCAGTGGAGGAACTGCCTCAGTAGCGGCTTTATTTATTGCCGGTTATTTACCAGGCATACTTTTAGGCTTTGCTATAATGGGCTATATAGCGTTTATTACTATCAGTAAAGGTTACGCAAGAGGAAAACGTGCAACCCTTTATGAAGTTTGGACGTATTTTAGAAAAGCATTCTTTAGTTTATCATTACTAGTCATTGTTGTCGGAGGAATCGTAGCTGGAATTTTTACCGCTACAGAGGCCTCAGTAATAGCAGTATTGTACGCCGCAATATTATCATTGATTTATGGTGATATGAAAATGAAGGATATGCCACAAATTTTGTTATCTAGCGCCAAAACTACAGCTGTCGTCATGTTTTTAATTTGTACATCTATGGCGATGTCTTGGCTATTCTCTTTTGAAGGGATTCCGGAAATGATCAGCTCCTTTTTATTAGAGTCATTAAGTAACAAGTTTGCGATCTTTTTAGCTATTAATATTATTTTATTAATAATAGGAACGTTTATGGACATGACTCCAGCGGTATTAATATTTACACCAATATTCTTACCAGTTGTAACGACTTTAGGAATGGATCCTGTTCATTTTGGAATCGTCATTGTACTAAATTTATGTATAGGGATTTGTACTCCTCCAGTAGGTACGCTTCTATTTGTAGGTAGTGGTGTGGCCAATGTTTCTGTCACCAAAGTTATACGGTCATTATTACCCTTCTTAGCCATTATGGTTGCAGTATTAATGATAATATCTTTTATACCAGAAATTTCAATGTTTTTACCAAGACTTTTTGGTTTATAATTATAAAATAATATGACACAATTAAAAAATAAGAAACAAGTTTTAAACAGAGCAAATTTAGCTTCTGAAGAAAAACTGCCAATTAAAGTGGTTCAGTTTGGAGAAGGCAACTTTTTGAGAGCATTTGTAGATTATGCCATTCAACAATTAAATAAAGCAGTAGATTTTAACGCAGGAGTAGCAGTTGTACAGCCTATTGAGAGAGGAATGGTAGATGTGCTGAACGATCAGGATGGGCTTTGCACCTTGTTTTTAAAAGGGATTCAAAAAGGTCAAGAAATTCAAGAAAAGGAGTTAATCACCAATATTGTAAAAGGCATTAATCCTTATACAGATTTTCAACACTATTTAGATTTAGCAAAAGAAGATGCGCTTCAGTTTATTATTTCCAATACCACAGAGTCAGGAATAGCTTTTGTTGAAAGTGATACAATGGATATGCAACCGCCAAGTTCATTTCCTGCCAAATTAACTCTATTATTACATGAACGTTTCAACCATTTTGGTGGAGCTGAAGAAAAAGGGGTAACTATTATTCCATGTGAATTAATCAATCATAACTCCGAAACTTTAAAAGAAACCCTCTTAAAGTATGCTTCACTTTGGAATTTAAGTAACGAATTTATACAATGGTTGAATACAAGTTGTTCATTCCACAGTACTTTAGTAGATAGGATTGTGCCAGGTTATCCAAAAGACGACATTGATGCATATAAAGCACAATTGGATTATGAAGACAATCTCATTGTTGCGGCAGAAGTTTTTTTTCTTTGGGTGATTGAGGGTGGTGAAGATCTTAAGAAAAAGTTACCATTTCATAAAACAAATTTAGACGTTAAGATTGTTGACGATATGCAGCCGTATCGCACTAGAAAAGTTAGAATTTTAAATGGTGCTCATACCTCTATGGTGCCGTTTTCATTACTTTATGGAAATGAAACCGTTAAAGAGACGGTAGATAATGCCTTTACTGGAGCTTTTGTCAATAAGGCTATTTTTGAAGAAATAAACGATGTGCTTCCAATGGATAAAAATGAACTGGACAGTTTTGCTGAAGCCATTTTAGACCGTTTTAGAAACCCATTTATCAAACATAAACTGGCAGATATTGCATTAAATTCTATTTCAAAATTTAAAGTTAGGGTACTACCAAGTTTATTGGAATTTGAATCTAAAAACAGGAAGTTACCAACTAACTTAACCTTTGCTTTTGCTTGTTTAATACGGTTTTATAAAGGCACTTGGCAAGGAAAGGATTTACCAATTAACGATGGGGAAGATATAGTTGATAATTTTAAGAGTATTTGGAAACACAAGGATTACAATGTTATAGCGAATCGTGTTTTGGCAAACCAAGACTATTGGGGAGAAGACTTAACAAAGGTTAAAAATTTATCAACAGCTATTGCATTTGCTTTAGCAGAAATGGATTCAAATGGAATTGAATTTGGTTATGAAAACTTTAGCAAAAAGTACTAAAACAACGTTTTTAACTGCAAACCAATTATTAATATGCAAAAGAAATTAATAACAGTACATCCATCGGATAATGTCGCAGTTGCCTTAGTTACCTTAAAGGCAGGTGAGGTTATCTCGTTCCAAAATGAGGATATCCCGATCGTTTCAGATGTTAAAGCAAAGCACAAAATTGCTTTAAATAGATTTGAAATAGGTGACAAAATAATGATGTATGGGGTTTTGGTTGGAAAAGCAAGTAAAACCATAGAAAAAGGTGATGTGTTAACTACAGAAAACGTAAAACACCAAAGTGCTAAGGTTAGCAAGAAAACAGATACCATTGGTTGGTCTTTACCAAATGTTGATAAGTGGAAAGATAAAACATTTATGGGTTATCACAGAGAAGACGGCCAAGTCGGTACGGCAAATGTATGGTTGTTTTTTCCGTTGGTATTTTGCGAGAATAAAAATATAGAAAAACTTAGAGATATATTTGAACGGGAGTTGCTTACAAAAGAGTCTAATACGCATCAGATGTTACTAAGGTCTTTGGTTAGTGGTAATGAAAATTCTGATGCTGAACAACCAGAAACCGATAGGGTTTTTGAAAATATAGATGTAAAATTCATTACCCATCCAGGAGGATGTGGTGGTATTCGTCAAGATTCAGAAAGTTTGGCAAGATTATTAGCTGGTTATGTAAAAAACCCTAATGTAGCAGGTGCTACGGTTTTGAGTTTGGGTTGTCAAAATTTACAAATCGATATTTTCAATAAGGCACTAAATGCTATAAGTCCAGATAATAAAAAACCAGTGTTAATGTACGAGCAACAGCAAATGGGAACGGTGGATGAAATGCTAACAGCGATTATCAAAAATTCTTACGCTGCAATCAAAGAAGCTAATGAAATTAAACGAAAACCGGCACCTTTATCTAAACTGAAAGTAGGTTTAGAGTGTGGAGGGTCTGATGGTTTTTCTGGTATTTCGGCAAACCCAACTTTAGGTTATACATCTGATATGTTAGTGGCCTTAGGCGGAACCGCTATTTTGGCAGAATTCCCTGAACTTTGTGGTGTAGAGCAAGAGTTAGTCAATCGTTGTACAACTGAAACATCGGCTAAAAGATTTTTAGAATTAATGCAAGCTTTTGAAAAATCAGTCGTAGATGCCGGTTCGGGTTTTGATATGAATCCTTCGCCAGGAAATATAAAAGACGGATTAATTACGGATGCCATGAAATCTGCAGGAGCAGCGAAAAAAGGCGGGACTTCACCAGTTGTAGATGTATTAGATTATGGTGAATACGTCACAAAACCAGGCTTAAATCTATTATGTACACCAGGAAATGATGTAGAAAGTACAACAGCTATGGTGGGATCTGGAGCAAATATTGTTTTATTTACTACTGGATTAGGTACACCAACAGGAAATCCAATTACACCAGTGATAAAAGTGTCTTCAAACTCAGAGCTAGCGGCAAAAATGAGTGACATCATTGATGTAGATACGGGAGATGTTATAAAAGGGGAGAAAACCATTGAAGAAATGGCAGAAACCATGCTCGGCTATATAATAGATGTTGCTAGCGGAACTATAAAATCAAAAGCAAGTCTTCTGAATCAAGATGATTTTATTCCTTGGAAACGTGGCGTTTCATTATGATTTCAAATTAGTTGATCTATTCATTCTTAAGTGAAGACTTACGGACCATCAGCTCAGGATGTAAGACTATTTGTTGTTGCTTTCTTGTTTTTAGATTGACATCTACTTCATCCAAAAATACTTTAGCCGCAATTCTACCCATTTCTATAGGCGATTGATCTACCGAACTAATTGAAAGTTCCATAAAGCGCGTGAACGGCTCATTACTAAAACCAACAACAGAAATATCTTTAGGTATTCTTAATCCTTGGGCCTTTATTTCTTGTATCGCACCAAGCGCAGAAAAATCACTTGATGAAAAAATAGCATCTGGTGGTGTGTCCATATTGAGCAATTGTTTCGCGACCTTTCTACCTTCATCAACCTTACTAATTGTCTCTATTACTAGACTTTCATCAAATTCTAAACCGTGGTCTATAATCGCTTGTTTATAGCCCAAATAACGATTCTTGAAAATTTCCAATGAGCGATCATTCGATAAATGCGCAATACGTCTACAGCCTTGTTCTATCAAATGTTTAGTAGCTTGATAAGCACCATTAAAATCATCAATAGTTACAGAACTAACTCCTGAAATATCTTTTTTTCTATCAAAAAATATGAGAGGAACTCGTTTCTGCGATAAACTATTAAAGATTTTATTCTTTGTTTTTGAATTGGAAATAGACATTAAGATTCCATCAACTTGTGCATTGATTAAGGACATAATATTCCCGGTTTCCAATTTTTCTTGGTCATGGGTCTGGCAAACAATTACATGGTAACCTTTTGGATACAATTCTTCTTCAATACCTCTAATAACAGAGGCGAAAAAGTTACTGTCCATACGTGGGACAATGACACCAACATTGAAACTTTTTCCACTCTTCAGTGCCTTAGCAAGCGTATTTTGCTCATAGTTCATCTCTAGAGCCATCTCTTGAACTAGTTTTCGGGTGTTTTCACTAATCTTTGGGTTGTTGTTTAGTGCTCTAGATACAGTTGCTGCTGTTAAATTAACTTTCTTTGCTATATCGTAAATAGTGGTCTTTTTCTTCATTAAATTCAAGTACTGAATAAACGCATATTCTAGGCAGTAAATCTAAGCATTTTATTTAAAAGATTGTTTTGTTTTTGCTAAGAAAATGACTATAATTGTGCAATCGATTACATTAAATAAATATAACATGAAAAAAGTATATAAAAACTTAATTTATAGTACCTTATTATTAGTTTCAATAAGTTTTGTAGCCTGTAGTAAGGACAGTTCTAATGATGGTGGTTCTGATACAGTATTAGTGGAGTCTATTACTATTGTTGGCAATACCATTACTGATGGTAGCACAAGTCAATTGTCAGTTACCGTAACCCCAAGTAATGCAACAAATGCTTCTGTTAGTTGGTCTGTTTCTGATGCGTCTATTGCTACAATCTCTAGCAGCGGATTATTGGATGCTGTATCAGATGGAAGTGTCAGCGTAACTGCAACAGCGCAGGATGGATCAGGTATCAGTACTTCGAAAACTTATTTGATTTCAGGTTCTGATAATCCA
Protein-coding sequences here:
- the kduI gene encoding 5-dehydro-4-deoxy-D-glucuronate isomerase, producing MSKYNTRYASSPQAVKNYDTQELRNEFLIQNVLKKDTIEWVYTHYDRFMVAGVVPVSKSVNLETIDPLKANFFLERRELGIINIGDAGSVSVDGTIYNLEHKEALYVGQGNNEVVFSSKSSENPAKFYLNSTPAHKAFPNKKIGTDDVEVIELGSPETANARTLRKYIVNSVVDVCQLQMGMTTIKVGSSWNTMPAHVHDRRMEVYFYFEVPEDQAVCHFMGQPHETRHIWMADGEAVISPPWSIHSGSGTSNYSFIWGMAGENLDYGDMDVCNINELR
- a CDS encoding gluconate 5-dehydrogenase; its protein translation is MSINLFDLSGKVALITGGTHGLGMAMAMGLGNAGVTLVINGASSKDKLDKAVAEYKSMGLNAYGYLFDVTKEDQVIQNIKQIEDEVGVIDILVNNAGIIKRTPLEDMEVDDFEQVLKVDLVSPFIMSKHVIKGMIKRREGKIINICSMMSELGRNTVAAYAAAKGGLKMLTKNMATEWSKHNIQVNGIGPGYFATSQTAPIRVDGHPFNEFIISRTPAGRWGNPEDLQGAAIFLASKASDFVSGQIVYVDGGILATIGKPSNED
- the uxaC gene encoding glucuronate isomerase; the protein is MSKHFIHDNFLLENKYAEELYHNYSKNQPIIDYHNHLPPQEILDDKIYNNLTKVWINGDHYKWRAMRTLGVDEKYITGNATDKEKFMQWAKTVPYTMRNPLYHWTHLELARYFNVHDLLNEKSAEKIYESTSEKLSSSDYSCRNLLRKVNAELVCTTEDPTDNLAHHKQLANSDFEIKVSTAFRPDKAILIANEGYDNYIKDLGKEADINIESYTDLKDALRSRIEYFDANGCKLCDHGLNQISFEKFTDNEVETIFKKKIEGGTLSKEEVLKFETAILLFLSETYNEFGWVQQFHLGALRNNNQRMHTILGPDTGWDSIGDYSQAEKLSAFLNTLDGKDKLTKTIIYNLNPADNEVMATMIGNFNDGSVKGKVQFGSGWWFLDQKDGMTKQLNALSNMGLISCFIGMLTDSRSFLSFPRHEYFRRILCNLLGDEIKRGELPKEEMEWIGKMVADISYNNAKAYFKF
- a CDS encoding TRAP transporter substrate-binding protein codes for the protein MRFKIILLVILLLGMASCKKVEGPEVLYLGHTLPQTHPVHKGMLEFQKALEKKSKGTLKVKIFPDGQLGSERELLELLQIGSVAATKVSAATLSNFVPEYNILSIPYLFRNNEHQFNVLEGPIGKSILEKGSKFWLRGLCYYDAGSRSFYTSKKAIRSPEDLKGLKIRVQNNQMGINMVNTMGGDATPLAYGELYTAIQQGVVDGAENNPPSFVSSNHYEISKYYTLDEHSSVPDVLLIGTKYWDKLSEEQRVWVQEAADESAQAQKKFWQESVEESMKVAKDWGVEIIIPDKSLFAEKSKSVVEKFVEEYPEMAEIVNQIKNDNYE
- a CDS encoding TRAP transporter small permease, with the protein product MSKSKFVFNKVNKTLEWFLIIIFALLVLDVLFQVFSRYLLGRSFTWTEEFARFALIWMTILGAAYLNAKKEHLSMDFLYEKMSVANKRKTSILIEVFIFLFALIVMVIGGLNLVYTTLHLEQLSGTLRIPLGYVYAVLPFSGFLIMCFSIYHISGTYSNKNMS
- a CDS encoding TRAP transporter large permease, with amino-acid sequence MSIEIISIIVLFVSFFTLLLLKVPVAYSIGISTTLSLLLNIDKMPGLTTIAQRMTTGIDSFALLAIPFFVLAGEIMKQGGIANRLINFAKSLVASLPGGLAYVNVLASMLFGAISGSAVAAASAIGSIMTDRMEEEGYPRALSASVNITSSTTGLLIPPSNILIVYALASGGTASVAALFIAGYLPGILLGFAIMGYIAFITISKGYARGKRATLYEVWTYFRKAFFSLSLLVIVVGGIVAGIFTATEASVIAVLYAAILSLIYGDMKMKDMPQILLSSAKTTAVVMFLICTSMAMSWLFSFEGIPEMISSFLLESLSNKFAIFLAINIILLIIGTFMDMTPAVLIFTPIFLPVVTTLGMDPVHFGIVIVLNLCIGICTPPVGTLLFVGSGVANVSVTKVIRSLLPFLAIMVAVLMIISFIPEISMFLPRLFGL
- a CDS encoding tagaturonate reductase, which gives rise to MTQLKNKKQVLNRANLASEEKLPIKVVQFGEGNFLRAFVDYAIQQLNKAVDFNAGVAVVQPIERGMVDVLNDQDGLCTLFLKGIQKGQEIQEKELITNIVKGINPYTDFQHYLDLAKEDALQFIISNTTESGIAFVESDTMDMQPPSSFPAKLTLLLHERFNHFGGAEEKGVTIIPCELINHNSETLKETLLKYASLWNLSNEFIQWLNTSCSFHSTLVDRIVPGYPKDDIDAYKAQLDYEDNLIVAAEVFFLWVIEGGEDLKKKLPFHKTNLDVKIVDDMQPYRTRKVRILNGAHTSMVPFSLLYGNETVKETVDNAFTGAFVNKAIFEEINDVLPMDKNELDSFAEAILDRFRNPFIKHKLADIALNSISKFKVRVLPSLLEFESKNRKLPTNLTFAFACLIRFYKGTWQGKDLPINDGEDIVDNFKSIWKHKDYNVIANRVLANQDYWGEDLTKVKNLSTAIAFALAEMDSNGIEFGYENFSKKY
- a CDS encoding UxaA family hydrolase, translating into MQKKLITVHPSDNVAVALVTLKAGEVISFQNEDIPIVSDVKAKHKIALNRFEIGDKIMMYGVLVGKASKTIEKGDVLTTENVKHQSAKVSKKTDTIGWSLPNVDKWKDKTFMGYHREDGQVGTANVWLFFPLVFCENKNIEKLRDIFERELLTKESNTHQMLLRSLVSGNENSDAEQPETDRVFENIDVKFITHPGGCGGIRQDSESLARLLAGYVKNPNVAGATVLSLGCQNLQIDIFNKALNAISPDNKKPVLMYEQQQMGTVDEMLTAIIKNSYAAIKEANEIKRKPAPLSKLKVGLECGGSDGFSGISANPTLGYTSDMLVALGGTAILAEFPELCGVEQELVNRCTTETSAKRFLELMQAFEKSVVDAGSGFDMNPSPGNIKDGLITDAMKSAGAAKKGGTSPVVDVLDYGEYVTKPGLNLLCTPGNDVESTTAMVGSGANIVLFTTGLGTPTGNPITPVIKVSSNSELAAKMSDIIDVDTGDVIKGEKTIEEMAETMLGYIIDVASGTIKSKASLLNQDDFIPWKRGVSL
- a CDS encoding LacI family DNA-binding transcriptional regulator, producing MKKKTTIYDIAKKVNLTAATVSRALNNNPKISENTRKLVQEMALEMNYEQNTLAKALKSGKSFNVGVIVPRMDSNFFASVIRGIEEELYPKGYHVIVCQTHDQEKLETGNIMSLINAQVDGILMSISNSKTKNKIFNSLSQKRVPLIFFDRKKDISGVSSVTIDDFNGAYQATKHLIEQGCRRIAHLSNDRSLEIFKNRYLGYKQAIIDHGLEFDESLVIETISKVDEGRKVAKQLLNMDTPPDAIFSSSDFSALGAIQEIKAQGLRIPKDISVVGFSNEPFTRFMELSISSVDQSPIEMGRIAAKVFLDEVDVNLKTRKQQQIVLHPELMVRKSSLKNE